The Tubulanus polymorphus chromosome 4, tnTubPoly1.2, whole genome shotgun sequence genomic interval TACGAAACAAAGCGTCATCAGACGCCGAAAAAAAATAtggatagaaatattttttttctgcctgcAATTTGCAGCCTGCCCATTTTATTGAGAAAAAAGTCGGGCGGCGTGGTGTCATCGGAGAAGTTATTGTCCCGATGACAATATCGTTAATAGCAGTAGCAATAATACAGAGCGCGGTAACAGCTTTGGTTCCCTCTAACAGTGAACTGAACAACAGTATGATTTATGTACCAGTACTAGTGTACTGATGATAGAGACCTGTTATTAATAGTAGATGGTTGAAAATCATTGACAAACTGAATACGCTCCCCACAACTCAATGACCAACCAGATGCTCGACAAGGcttcaatttaattcaatttaataaagttaaaataatttcaacttGAACTGTTATCATTTAACCTCATTCACCCTCGTTCACAGGGTTAATACTAATTGTTTCCACTCTAGTGGACATTTTATCACATAAGAGACACAAACCAttcacatgtacatgttagGTGTCGTTCACATGAACATGTTAGTTACCCCACACAAGGTCTACCCCCTGCGGTAAACATGAGTAAACTTAGTTAAACCACTCCACACTCGCGCATAATACTATGAACCACCTCGATCTGCCCCACAGGCCATTCAGATGCTAAGGATTATCATAATTCGAACATATGTTATTTCAGAATTCTCTTCATTAACCCAATAGTAGTATTTAATACTCTAACAATGATTCAATTTCCTACTCTAAGATGGAAGTACACATTTCATCCATTGTAAAGCATTTAAATCATGAGTGTCTAATTTCCACGATCTAATAACGCTTTATACACGCTGATCAATTAAAACCAATAACCAACTGAAAACTTGGAATCACTGGTCATGTTGCTAGGGCTTAAGACACTAAAGCCAATGGACTCGAGATATCCACAACAAGAAAATCATCTTTCAATGACATTCATTTAGACTCTTATAGAACGTAAATCTCTTTTCCATTTTTTCATCCTTTTATGGCATCAAAATCTAACCATCCAGCTTGATACAATTTTTGCTCATTTTTCGTTTGACACAACCAACGATcccaatatatgaataatgattaaattctaacaatttcaattgcCTTCGAATTGAAAAGAACGTTTAACCCTGGATTCTAATTCAATAACGCTCGCTCTCGAGATGATTAAAATCTTTCTTCGCGCAGATTATATCTACGGAATTATTGTATTCGTAGACCAGTAGGCTAAACTGGCAGAACTCGCGACCCTAGACCTATATGAATAACCTCCATACAATACTGGACCTTCCGGGCATTATCCCACATCCTGTTTTTTATCATAAAACCTGCTCAGTTTAAACCACACAATACAGCAGCCACCGGGATGCTTTAAGTTAGGCCCTAACCTCTGGCATCCGAGCTTCTATCTCTGTTTGGATTTATGATATACATCTTTTTATAGGATAATCTGATTTGCAAACCCGAGACGGAAATTCGATTATGGGTCTTTATTGTGAGTTGTTGCGTACCGGGGTCCGGTAGTCACTCATAGTATAAGTTGCAACAAATTCACTGAGTGCGAAATCAATGCTGAATAGTAAAACAACAGATGACGGAGAAtatgaaactgaaatgaaagGCCACAAATATCGAAATTCTAATTCAGTTCCCTGTTTGATGCTAGAGGAACTTCGAGACATTTGCTTTCCTGTTTCAAAAGATCTTTCTAGTTTCCAGACATTCGCTTGTCTGAATGAAAGACCCGCGGGAATATTTCCCCGCTATTATATGGCTAGACTTTGATTAAGGCCTTTCACTAATAAATCAGAACCGGCTACCTAGACAGGGCAGCTGGATAAAGCCGAACCTATCCTTTCATCTAAAAAAACACCAACGGAAACAATTAACTAACCGGACAGCCTTCAATGAAATTACCGGGCAGCCTTCAGAGTGAGTGACCAGGGCCAATTGACCTTTCTGATCGTATAGAATTTTTTACATTGCAGAGGTGTTTCTTTTGCCCCAGggaaaataaaatggctacTTCTATCTTCCATTCACTACGCTCACTGAGCTAAAGGATACCTAGATGATGACTAATACATAGTCCCTATATCATTTATTAACCTGTTTGATACATAATTAACGCATATTTTCAGTCTACCGAACAATGTTGTTTTTAGTCATACTTGCACAGAGCATAATATCATAATCTACGCGTATCAATCTTTTATACAAGAAAAGCCGAACCTTTCCGATCAATGCTGTTAAACATCATCCCCGCTGTCAGTGAGTCAATTACACTATTATAACGCACCTCCGGAGCAAATCTATTCCCGGAACTGGAATGCCAAGAATCTTCGTATCTCAATCGCGGTAAAGACGTCACAACTTCTCAACTCTACTCACAGTTTAAGTTGTTGAAcacttttctcattttttattcgaccaaaaaaaaaaaacactttaaaAAGTAGCGAAGAAACTGCTATCGCTTTATGATAAAAGTAGAGCTAGCCGGTTTTAAGTCGCCGCTCAAAGCTCGCACGCTGTTTTTGAGATGTGAAAATTATCTCGTAAACTTACAATCGAGTTCAACCTCGACGATAGCGATCACTAGAACCTGCTGAAATTTCATACCGACATAGACTTTCATGAAGCTACCAAAGAAGAAGCTTAAACCAGAAAATCTTCACATGATCACTGAAGATGGCAAAGCtgaacagaaaattcatcaagacttaaaatttTCGTAGAATTGACACTGACTGAGAAAAAATCATCCATTTGATGAAGCAAAATGTCATAGAAGAACATGATACAACAAAGTCTGTGTAAAGCAGCTGTAATCAGCATTTGTTTCGATACATTACCAAACATCATACAGATAGAATCATTATGTCTGCCAACATGTACTAAAACTAGTTTACAATCCAAACTTCTAAAGGGAACGAAACTTCTAAGCTATTGAAACATTCATTATCATCAAAAGAGCGTAAAAAATCATATATTGATCATACAACAACATAGTCTACTACTATTACCCTCGAGCGCGATATATAGTGAGACATATCAATAGTGAGACTACATTTTTGAATACCGTTAAATATACATCGTGCAAACATTTTGTATAAATTAGCCCGAATTTTTTCTCGATGAGTGAAATAAAGCACAGCATGACGCGCCCGAAATCGGTGTTCATGAAAGGCGAATAGATCTAGAATATCAGCGATTAGTGCAAAAATCTatttaaagtttttgtagCCACGGGATATAATAGAATCTCAGCCGCGGGGGTTAAAAATCTGAATCAATTCGCGTTGACAATTCAATTGTTCGATCTCAGACCGGTTTGCAACTCTCTATAGGCCCATATATAAGGCTTCGTTtcaatataggcctaacaAAAACCTGATAACTTCCTATGAACGcatttttcttaaatctgaACTAAACTCCTACAGTATTGCATTGTTTCTTATAATTAGGATGACAGCAACCTTGTAACAACCACTGCTGAAATATCCTTCAAGAAATGAAGTAGGTAGCCTAAATACagattatttcatgttgttaTAATTCATGCGCAAATCAATTAGTAAGTATAAGCATTTGATATATGTATCATTTTCTTAACAGATATTTCAGGTAAATTGATGTGGCCTTACCTGACACTTAGACAGTATCTAAATCATTGAacattctattttcaaaattaattgatAGTAAAATCACCAGCAGGATAACTTACTTGTTTTAttcttgttttgtttattGAGGAGTTTATGAATCGTAGCCAAATCACTGTCTTTCACAGCCTGCAGTAAGTCCTGATCCTTGCCCATCGCTGACAGCGTTAATTAAAGTTACCAAAACACtggttgaaattgaattgaataaacaaGTTTCCTAGCCTGGAATTGGAAcagttttaaaataaattacgGCTTCCTTTTAGTTTTCCGAGATTCGATCATGTTGTCAAATCATTCGCGACGAACGCTAGTATTCCTTTTCTGCTCGATGTTAAAGTTTGAAACTTGTAATCCACCTCTGCCTCCTCGGAGAGCGCTGGTAAACGAAATAAGTTTAAGCGTAATCTAGTAACTACGACCAACCAACCAGGAAGTATTGCGCGTCGGGGAATCCCGAACAAAGGTCACGCCATACGTCATCTGGTGATTTCTTGATTCTAATTTTCGCAGAATAACAATGTCTATTAAGAAGTTAAGAAATATGTTAGTTTCAAAGAATCTACATCCAATGAAACTTCTTTTATTCGTCAGTTTaatgtgtttttttaataataaaatcaatttctattCTAATTGCAGGGTATAACTCCCGTAATATTAACAAACTAACGAAAATAAGACACATCACGCGAGAGGATACCGTAATGTTTACTCGGTAGTTATTTTTGTGTAATAGCTACTAcagtttttccttatttgaGTCATctaatttaaattttgaaaccTGCaactatttttttctatcagaATAAGATCTTGTGTGAAGTTTTAAAGAAAAACTACATTCTTTTAATGTTTCCAGCTAATGTATATCTAgaattcaacaaaaataaGATACTTGAGGGGGAGAGGGCGCTACGTTATAGGGTACAAGATAAATTGCATTTTCAAAGCTGAAAGCGCATTATTGAAAGGAAAATTAGAAGTGTCTAGCGAATCAATTCCCAAAATCCATGACATTTTCTAGATccatatcattattattcgaaCAGTTGTTTTTCTTCTATTATACAACTCTGATCTATCGACAATTCGCCTACACAGGGACAGGGTGCAGGTTTTCGTTCCAACCAATATGGCAGCGCCCAGCGAAACGATTATTGTGAAGAACAGCCCCTAAAAAACCAATTCAATAGTTGTCATTGACCGGAGGTTTGTTTCACGATCGGCTGAATAAAACCTTTTTTATAGATAGGAGAAGCTCAACAACGAGACAATTAGCTGGTAAATTGTCTCTATATGGTCTTTGTTGAATGTTGAGAAATCTAAAACTGCATTTGAGTTGCCACACTGACTCATCATTGTCTTGTCACTTGGACccttataggcctatatgttaTCATGACATAAGTCAAGATCAATGAAATGCCTTTTGTTGTTTTACAGATGATGAACCACAATAATCCAGTTGGGACGCACAGTTGGATGAACACTATTAAAGCGCCACTTCCCTGGCAAATAAACACAACTTCTATACGGGTCAAGAAAAGAGCATTTATTTTACTCGTCGGTGCTGCAGTCGTATTGATTCTAATTTGGTTCTTAAACAGCCCGAAAGTCGAAAACGAAAAACGTTGTTTCGATGAAAACATACCACCTTACAACAACCACTACCCGCTGAGCCAGCGAGTCAAAACTGAAAACGGTTTCCTATATAAAATAGCGATAATCTCCGATTTGGACCAAGAGTCTCGTAATAAGACGCTCTCGAATACGTGGTTTAGTTATATCAAATACGGGCGGTTGTTCGTTCACGAACGATTGACCGACGTTTCGATCAAGTGGGATGAAAAAATCGATTCTATAGTGTCGCACGTCGGCAGTAAAGGCCGCGGAATGGAACTATCGGAGTTGATCGTGTTCAACGGTCGAGTTTATACGTGCGACGACCGAACGGGAATCGTGTACGAGATTCATAAGAAACACGTCGTACCGTGGGTTATACTCTCAGACGGAAACGGTCTCAATGAAAAAGGTAAGAAGAATCCAAGATAGAAATATCTTAATAAGAAAGGCAGTTGTCACATTCCTAGGGCGTTCACTAGGACTCTAGAACTAAGAATCTTAGTCCTGGTCTTATCATTTCTTGTCaagattcaaaattatttttcatagaGTCTATTGTAACTCCTTGAGTACAGGACTGCTGTTATCCATGAATTCCTGAAGTTTTGGATATTTTTAGGTAGCTGAAAAAGCATTAATTATGTCACCAAAGTCAGCAATAATCTAGTTGTGCTGCTACACAATCAGACGCGGCCTACATACTGATTAAATTTTTTGATATAACAGATGCGAGGGATTGATTGCTTCATGAATTTGGAATAGGACTATAGGGActcgaaaatgaatttatctcTACCCGGCATCGAATTTTAAAATAGTTCATCGTGTATTTGTTTCAGGATTTAAATGTGAGTGGATGGCAGTTAAAGATGAATCTATGTTTGTCGGCGGTCTCGGTAAAGAGTGGACGACGAGCGACGGTGAGCTGGTAAACCTCGATCCGCAGTGGGTAAAACGTATCGAATATACTGGCGCCGTCACGCATATTGATTGGCATCATAATTACAACGCTATGAGAAGAGCTGCGGGATTCAGTTATCCAGGTATTCTAAATATTCCGACTGATAGCAAAACAAGACATATTACAACTCCTGGATCGATATATCCAAATTTCATGATTGAATATAATACGATGCATTGTATCTATGATATCGATGGATTGGAGTTGATGCAGTAAATTCCTTTTGTCCATGAAACAAACAAGTCTTTTATGAATCTTTGATGAAACAAATCAATCCTGGTTGTTTTGATAATGAGCAAAATATTGTATCATTCCATCTGATGATGGCTTGTAGTATGTAGCCAAATATTGTGGTCtctaaattagatttttaagatGTGGCTTCAATGGCATATACCGTATAGTTATACCTCCAGATGGCATGACGAGCACCCAGTCTTGCgttgtcaaaatcagttcattatcaATCAACTTAGAACTGAATTTTTTTGGCTTCCGATTCAATACATTATCAAAGCACCCATCAAATAtacattgaattgatttttctaCTCAGTGATTGTTATAGTTTTCATTAATGATTGATTCGTTcaagagaaaagttcatttgattttcactTGAAATGTATAAGAAGACTGAGTAACTATTAGTGAACCTAACAAATCCTTGGAATCCATTGGCATTTCCCTATAATT includes:
- the LOC141904708 gene encoding soluble calcium-activated nucleotidase 1-like isoform X1, coding for MPFVVLQMMNHNNPVGTHSWMNTIKAPLPWQINTTSIRVKKRAFILLVGAAVVLILIWFLNSPKVENEKRCFDENIPPYNNHYPLSQRVKTENGFLYKIAIISDLDQESRNKTLSNTWFSYIKYGRLFVHERLTDVSIKWDEKIDSIVSHVGSKGRGMELSELIVFNGRVYTCDDRTGIVYEIHKKHVVPWVILSDGNGLNEKGFKCEWMAVKDESMFVGGLGKEWTTSDGELVNLDPQWVKRIEYTGAVTHIDWHHNYNAMRRAAGFSYPGYIIHESGVWSDIHKRWFFLPRRASKQRYSESVDEFRATNILITCDEQFNNIDVRHIGPFSPVRGYSSFKFIPDTNDQLIVAIKSEEERGKIGSYIVAFDLKGNVLLTEMKIEGNFKFEGIEFL
- the LOC141904708 gene encoding soluble calcium-activated nucleotidase 1-like isoform X2 gives rise to the protein MMNHNNPVGTHSWMNTIKAPLPWQINTTSIRVKKRAFILLVGAAVVLILIWFLNSPKVENEKRCFDENIPPYNNHYPLSQRVKTENGFLYKIAIISDLDQESRNKTLSNTWFSYIKYGRLFVHERLTDVSIKWDEKIDSIVSHVGSKGRGMELSELIVFNGRVYTCDDRTGIVYEIHKKHVVPWVILSDGNGLNEKGFKCEWMAVKDESMFVGGLGKEWTTSDGELVNLDPQWVKRIEYTGAVTHIDWHHNYNAMRRAAGFSYPGYIIHESGVWSDIHKRWFFLPRRASKQRYSESVDEFRATNILITCDEQFNNIDVRHIGPFSPVRGYSSFKFIPDTNDQLIVAIKSEEERGKIGSYIVAFDLKGNVLLTEMKIEGNFKFEGIEFL